In one window of Halorubrum sp. BV1 DNA:
- a CDS encoding type II secretion system F family protein translates to MSVDTGVGDGSVDGDLLAELFYPAFELLFDPDGDFVGDVERTLAEARMPDQVEMYVSRALGAGVIVGGVLWLVGTLVGYGIFSLGLLDPTALSLGIPAPNPAVRELLRSLVVPTAIVLSGLVFGSLGFATGFGGLVAVPYSRASAREREINLLLADSVSFMYALSVGGLNQLEILQSMATAEDTYGEVSREFQSIVNETEYFGTDYRNAIRQQSMETPSDELSQFLADMLSIVNSGGDMESFLKDKKEKHLRTSKQEREMTLETLELFGEMYMTLSLFPLLLIIILVIMGMMGEADDRLLYATVYALIPLTGVGFLVLVSTVKQDEPGDGYLRPDGGSERLRQTSKEGLFHFGLVEAFVGRFGVFDRIRNREGTYKTKQILASPHLFLRDNPLYTLALTVPTALVIVVVAAVSGSAPTTFDGWVARPVWATFVWVYVPTYLVLVPLAVFHEWSQRSKRAITGKLSESLRKLSSANDTGQTLLESVETVADTSSGTLAEEFEVIHAKVNYGMSLRDALVEFNNSYAVPRLARTVKLISEAQEASSQITDVLTTAAQASENQDDIERERRSRTRMQVAIIVMTYVTLLGVMAILQTQFIDVMGGLSSQAEGGSAGAGFGGGGGVDPDVLSLLFFHAVTLQAILSGFISGYIRNADIVSGVKFAVVLLTLALGVWIYVG, encoded by the coding sequence ATGAGCGTGGACACGGGCGTCGGCGACGGCTCCGTCGACGGCGACCTTCTCGCGGAGCTGTTTTACCCGGCGTTCGAGTTGCTGTTCGACCCCGACGGCGACTTCGTCGGCGACGTCGAGCGAACGCTTGCAGAGGCGCGCATGCCGGATCAGGTCGAGATGTACGTGTCGCGCGCACTCGGCGCGGGCGTCATCGTGGGCGGCGTCCTGTGGCTGGTCGGCACCCTCGTCGGGTACGGGATCTTCTCGCTCGGACTGCTCGATCCGACCGCGCTCTCGCTCGGCATCCCGGCACCCAACCCGGCGGTACGAGAGCTGTTGCGGTCGCTCGTCGTACCGACCGCGATCGTTCTCAGCGGACTCGTCTTCGGGTCGCTCGGCTTCGCCACGGGGTTCGGCGGGCTCGTCGCCGTCCCGTACTCGCGGGCCTCGGCCCGCGAACGCGAGATCAACCTCCTTCTCGCCGACTCCGTCTCGTTCATGTACGCGCTGTCCGTCGGCGGGCTCAACCAACTGGAGATCCTTCAGTCGATGGCGACGGCAGAGGATACCTACGGCGAGGTCTCCCGCGAGTTCCAGAGTATCGTCAACGAGACGGAGTACTTCGGCACGGACTACCGGAACGCGATCCGCCAGCAGTCGATGGAGACGCCCTCCGACGAACTCTCGCAGTTCCTCGCGGACATGCTCTCCATCGTCAACTCCGGCGGCGACATGGAGAGCTTCCTGAAGGACAAAAAGGAGAAACACCTTCGCACCTCGAAACAGGAGCGCGAGATGACTCTGGAGACGCTGGAGCTGTTCGGCGAGATGTACATGACGCTCTCGCTTTTCCCGCTGCTTCTCATCATCATCCTCGTCATCATGGGGATGATGGGCGAGGCGGACGACCGGCTCCTGTACGCGACGGTGTACGCGCTCATTCCGCTGACGGGCGTGGGGTTCCTGGTGCTCGTCTCCACCGTGAAACAGGACGAGCCGGGGGACGGCTACCTCCGCCCGGACGGCGGCAGCGAGCGGCTCCGACAGACCAGCAAGGAGGGGCTGTTCCACTTCGGGCTCGTCGAGGCGTTCGTCGGACGGTTCGGCGTCTTCGACCGGATCCGGAACAGAGAGGGAACGTACAAGACGAAACAGATCCTCGCTTCGCCCCATCTGTTCTTGCGGGACAACCCGCTTTACACCCTCGCGTTGACGGTGCCGACCGCGCTCGTCATCGTCGTCGTCGCGGCGGTCAGCGGGAGCGCGCCGACGACGTTCGACGGATGGGTCGCCCGACCCGTGTGGGCGACGTTCGTCTGGGTGTACGTCCCGACGTACCTCGTGTTGGTCCCGCTCGCCGTGTTCCACGAGTGGAGCCAGCGGTCGAAGCGGGCGATCACGGGGAAGCTTTCGGAGAGCCTCCGGAAGCTCTCCTCTGCGAACGACACCGGACAGACCCTGCTCGAATCGGTCGAGACCGTCGCGGACACGTCGAGCGGGACGCTCGCCGAGGAGTTCGAGGTGATCCACGCCAAGGTGAACTACGGGATGAGCCTCCGGGACGCCCTCGTCGAGTTCAACAACTCGTATGCGGTCCCGCGGCTCGCCCGCACGGTGAAGCTCATCTCGGAGGCGCAGGAGGCCTCCTCGCAGATCACGGACGTGTTGACGACGGCGGCGCAGGCCTCGGAGAATCAGGACGACATCGAGCGCGAACGCCGCTCTCGCACCCGGATGCAGGTCGCGATCATCGTGATGACGTACGTGACGCTGCTCGGCGTGATGGCGATCCTTCAGACGCAGTTCATCGACGTGATGGGCGGGCTCTCCTCACAGGCCGAGGGCGGTTCGGCGGGCGCGGGCTTCGGCGGCGGTGGCGGCGTCGACCCCGACGTCCTCTCGCTGCTCTTTTTCCACGCGGTGACGCTGCAGGCGATCCTGTCGGGGTTCATCAGCGGGTACATCCGCAACGCCGACATCGTCTCCGGCGTCAAGTTCGCCGTCGTCCTGTTGACGCTCGCGTTGGGGGTGTGGATCTATGTCGGCTGA
- a CDS encoding transcription factor S: MKFCDECGSMMKSGEGEDHWVCDSCGYEIGREADDDEWTTESQVESEVVDVSDAEDKGLPKTTAHCPECGNDRAYWYMQQIRSADESETRFFVCTECEHKWREDDH; this comes from the coding sequence ATGAAGTTCTGCGACGAGTGCGGCTCGATGATGAAGTCGGGCGAGGGCGAAGACCACTGGGTGTGTGACTCCTGCGGCTACGAGATCGGGCGCGAGGCCGACGACGACGAGTGGACCACGGAGTCGCAGGTCGAATCGGAGGTCGTAGACGTGAGCGACGCAGAGGACAAGGGCCTCCCGAAGACCACCGCGCACTGTCCCGAGTGCGGCAACGACCGCGCGTACTGGTACATGCAACAGATCCGCTCCGCCGACGAGTCCGAGACTCGATTTTTCGTCTGTACCGAGTGCGAACACA